In the genome of Taurinivorans muris, one region contains:
- the def gene encoding peptide deformylase encodes MLRPVVQYPDPRLEKVSEPVGEIDDSVRELAQDMLDTLKTVGGVGIAAPQIGVLRRVVIVDVSLLRSHDTDEEIPQDFRVVVNPVITVLDPAKHIENEGCLSVPDFRAKVARPKRVAMDGLDLDGNLVHFEGEGYFGACLQHETDHLDGKLFVDRISYLKRSMYEKKMKKK; translated from the coding sequence ATGTTAAGACCTGTTGTGCAATATCCGGATCCGCGTTTGGAAAAAGTTTCGGAGCCTGTCGGAGAAATCGACGACAGCGTGCGTGAACTTGCGCAAGATATGCTGGATACTTTAAAAACTGTCGGCGGTGTGGGTATCGCCGCTCCCCAAATAGGTGTTTTACGCCGGGTTGTCATTGTTGATGTCAGCTTATTGCGGTCCCATGATACGGATGAGGAAATTCCTCAGGATTTTCGGGTGGTTGTCAACCCTGTGATTACGGTTTTGGATCCGGCGAAGCATATTGAAAATGAAGGCTGTTTATCTGTTCCGGACTTTCGGGCTAAAGTCGCACGTCCGAAACGTGTGGCGATGGACGGCTTGGATTTGGATGGCAACCTTGTCCATTTTGAGGGCGAGGGGTATTTCGGGGCTTGTCTGCAGCATGAAACCGACCATTTGGACGGTAAACTTTTTGTGGATAGGATCAGTTATCTGAAACGTTCCATGTATGAAAAGAAAATGAAAAAGAAATAA
- the aspS gene encoding aspartate--tRNA ligase — MNLQKEHAVYIKPLGDWKRTHHCAELTAQNDGQEVCLMGWVQYRRDHGGLIFVDLRDREGLTQVVFSPEIAPEAHADAHIVRSEYVLAIKGKVRHRPDGMVNAGMKTGEIEVVVLDWKLLNTAKTPPFPVEDRTDAGENLRLQWRYLDIRRPRMTQNLRLRHRITNAARNYLDELGFLEVETPVLTKSTPEGARDFLVPSRLNHGEFYALPQSPQQFKQMLMMSGLDRYYQVARCFRDEDLRADRQPEFTQIDIEMSYVAENDVMTMAEGMMKRIFKEAMDVDIPVPFPRMFYDDAMRDYGVDKPDTRFDMKLKDITSIVRGSGFKLFATAELVKGMKVVGGAAMTRKEIEDHTEFVKIYGAQGLAWIKVHENEWQSPITKFFSEEEKQAIKEALDLHVGDIAFFQAGAASMVNAALGNLRIRLGQQLGLIPENSWNFLWVTDFPLFEYSEEEKRYVACHHPFTAVREDTKDLMKSDPAKAKARAYDMVLNGNEIGGGSIRIHTSEDQFNMFEALGFTDESAYAQFGYFINALEYGTPPHGGIAFGLDRIAMLLAGAGSIRDVIAFPKTQKATCLLTNAPDVVAAAQLRDLGLRLREENKKAEQE; from the coding sequence ATGAATTTGCAAAAAGAACATGCGGTCTATATCAAACCTTTGGGTGATTGGAAACGCACGCACCATTGTGCTGAACTCACAGCGCAAAACGATGGGCAGGAGGTTTGCCTCATGGGGTGGGTGCAATATCGCCGTGACCATGGCGGACTTATTTTCGTTGATTTGCGTGACCGTGAGGGGTTGACGCAAGTTGTGTTCAGTCCCGAAATTGCTCCGGAAGCGCATGCGGACGCCCATATTGTCCGCAGTGAATATGTTCTTGCCATAAAAGGCAAGGTTCGCCATCGCCCTGACGGAATGGTGAATGCCGGCATGAAAACCGGTGAAATCGAAGTTGTCGTTCTTGACTGGAAACTTTTGAATACAGCCAAAACTCCGCCTTTCCCGGTTGAAGACAGAACCGATGCCGGTGAAAATCTACGCTTGCAATGGCGTTATTTGGATATTCGCCGTCCGCGTATGACCCAAAATCTGCGTTTGCGTCACCGTATCACCAATGCAGCCCGTAATTATTTGGATGAATTGGGCTTTTTGGAAGTCGAAACGCCTGTTTTGACAAAATCCACTCCGGAAGGCGCCCGCGATTTTCTTGTTCCGAGCCGGCTTAATCACGGAGAATTTTACGCTCTTCCCCAATCCCCGCAGCAATTTAAGCAAATGCTCATGATGAGCGGGCTTGACCGTTATTACCAAGTTGCGCGCTGTTTCCGTGACGAAGATTTGCGGGCGGACCGTCAGCCCGAATTTACGCAAATCGATATTGAAATGAGCTATGTTGCGGAAAATGATGTGATGACAATGGCTGAAGGCATGATGAAGCGTATTTTCAAAGAAGCTATGGATGTTGACATTCCCGTTCCTTTCCCTCGCATGTTTTATGATGATGCGATGCGTGATTACGGGGTGGATAAGCCGGATACCCGTTTTGACATGAAATTAAAAGATATCACGTCCATTGTGCGCGGTTCGGGTTTTAAGCTTTTTGCGACAGCGGAACTTGTTAAAGGTATGAAGGTTGTCGGCGGCGCAGCCATGACCCGTAAAGAAATTGAAGACCATACGGAATTTGTGAAAATTTACGGTGCTCAAGGCTTGGCATGGATTAAAGTTCATGAAAACGAATGGCAGTCTCCTATTACCAAGTTCTTTAGCGAAGAAGAAAAACAAGCGATCAAAGAAGCGCTGGATTTGCATGTTGGGGATATTGCGTTTTTCCAAGCAGGTGCCGCATCCATGGTTAATGCCGCTCTTGGTAATCTTCGTATCCGTTTGGGGCAGCAGCTTGGATTAATTCCGGAAAATTCATGGAATTTCCTCTGGGTTACGGATTTTCCGCTTTTTGAATACAGTGAGGAAGAAAAACGTTACGTAGCTTGCCACCATCCTTTTACGGCGGTCAGGGAAGATACGAAAGACCTTATGAAATCAGACCCTGCAAAGGCGAAAGCCCGTGCTTACGATATGGTTTTAAACGGTAATGAAATCGGCGGCGGTTCCATTCGTATCCATACTTCGGAAGACCAGTTCAATATGTTTGAGGCGCTTGGCTTTACAGACGAATCAGCGTATGCGCAGTTTGGCTATTTCATTAATGCGCTGGAATATGGCACGCCTCCTCATGGCGGTATTGCTTTTGGTTTGGACCGCATAGCGATGCTTTTGGCTGGAGCGGGTTCTATCCGTGATGTTATTGCGTTTCCTAAAACGCAAAAAGCAACCTGCCTTTTGACAAATGCGCCGGATGTTGTTGCGGCGGCACAGCTTCGCGATCTCGGGCTCCGTTTGCGTGAAGAAAACAAAAAGGCGGAGCAAGAGTAA
- the hisS gene encoding histidine--tRNA ligase, whose amino-acid sequence MAKIQAIKGFADLFADESRLFAFLEQSARTVFFRYGFTELRTPLMEYTDLFCRSIGTETDVVQKEMYTFADSKGRSMSLRPEATAGVMRAYVENNVGAKEGVSKFFTTGPMFRHERPQKGRMRQFHQINCECIGPKEPEADAEMISMLMYFLAYIGIRNITLQLNSLGCPNCRPAYRDLLKSWLKSLDTDILCEDCKRRMETNPLRVLDCKNPQCQETTKNAPLMLDHACEECAKHFQVVKNCLDTQNIAYEINHRLVRGLDYYTRTAFEVVSNNIGAQGSIAGGGRYDGLVESIGGPSVAGIGFACGMERLALLLEAPQGEKLDFYIAALDDTCREYAFKAAQEFRRAELRGVMGFESRSIKSAMRQADKSEARFAVLIGSSELEQNNLMIKNMENGSQEAVPFENAVSYIKEGK is encoded by the coding sequence ATGGCTAAAATTCAAGCGATTAAAGGTTTTGCAGATTTATTCGCCGATGAAAGTCGCTTATTTGCTTTTTTGGAACAGAGCGCCCGCACTGTTTTTTTTCGTTATGGTTTTACGGAGCTGCGTACTCCTCTGATGGAATATACGGATTTGTTTTGCCGTTCCATCGGTACGGAAACCGATGTCGTGCAGAAAGAAATGTATACGTTTGCCGATAGCAAGGGGCGTTCCATGTCTTTGCGTCCTGAAGCAACGGCTGGCGTCATGCGTGCGTATGTGGAAAATAATGTCGGAGCGAAAGAAGGCGTAAGCAAGTTTTTCACCACAGGTCCGATGTTCCGCCATGAACGCCCGCAAAAAGGGCGTATGCGCCAATTCCATCAAATAAATTGCGAATGCATAGGGCCGAAAGAGCCGGAAGCGGACGCAGAAATGATCAGTATGCTTATGTATTTTTTAGCGTACATAGGTATCAGAAATATAACATTGCAGCTTAATTCCCTAGGCTGTCCGAATTGTCGCCCCGCATACAGGGATTTGTTGAAATCTTGGCTGAAAAGCTTGGATACGGATATATTGTGTGAGGATTGCAAAAGAAGAATGGAAACCAATCCTCTTCGAGTCCTTGACTGTAAAAATCCCCAGTGTCAGGAAACGACAAAAAACGCGCCGCTCATGCTTGACCATGCCTGCGAAGAATGCGCAAAACATTTTCAGGTTGTGAAAAATTGTCTTGATACGCAAAATATAGCGTATGAAATCAACCATAGGCTCGTGCGCGGACTTGATTATTACACGAGAACCGCTTTTGAGGTCGTATCCAATAATATCGGGGCACAAGGCTCCATTGCCGGCGGCGGGCGTTACGATGGGCTGGTGGAATCCATCGGAGGACCTTCCGTCGCAGGTATCGGTTTTGCCTGCGGCATGGAAAGGCTGGCGCTTTTGCTTGAAGCTCCTCAAGGGGAAAAACTTGATTTTTATATCGCCGCCCTTGATGATACGTGCAGGGAATATGCTTTTAAAGCTGCGCAGGAATTTCGGCGGGCAGAACTTCGCGGAGTAATGGGATTTGAATCAAGAAGCATAAAAAGCGCAATGCGCCAAGCTGATAAATCGGAAGCCCGTTTTGCCGTTTTGATCGGTTCTTCGGAATTGGAACAAAATAATCTTATGATAAAAAATATGGAAAACGGTTCTCAGGAGGCAGTGCCTTTTGAAAACGCGGTATCCTATATTAAAGAGGGAAAATAA
- a CDS encoding MipA/OmpV family protein, which produces MKKNIKNSIAFILGFVFIFGTIVPSFAADGGVGLVWIRSPYKGHDDYYIPFPSLQIESKYFFIRELKLGFYLYRDDTEENELTLGIMPGFTMFNPDKTTDYKLSFLDKRKMAADVYLQFVKRYRYGTIGAKAFMDALGNADGFGIDAFYKLPIFINEFTITPGAGLSYLSGDRTEYYYGISRAEALRSGLAAYHADYSITPYVSLEASLLTENGWNIFANAKYSFLSDEIKDSPMIDEEHELILSVGAMMSF; this is translated from the coding sequence ATGAAAAAAAATATCAAAAACAGCATAGCCTTCATTCTTGGCTTTGTTTTCATATTCGGAACAATTGTTCCAAGTTTTGCCGCCGACGGCGGAGTCGGTCTTGTTTGGATACGCTCTCCCTACAAAGGACATGATGATTATTACATTCCCTTTCCTTCTTTACAAATAGAATCGAAATATTTCTTTATCAGGGAATTGAAACTCGGCTTTTACCTTTACCGGGACGATACGGAAGAAAACGAGCTGACTCTTGGCATAATGCCCGGTTTCACCATGTTCAACCCGGACAAAACCACTGACTACAAACTCAGTTTCCTTGACAAGCGCAAAATGGCAGCCGATGTTTATTTACAATTCGTAAAACGGTACCGCTACGGCACAATCGGAGCAAAAGCCTTTATGGACGCCCTCGGAAATGCCGACGGTTTCGGCATTGACGCATTTTACAAGCTTCCCATTTTTATCAATGAATTCACCATTACCCCCGGAGCCGGACTGAGTTACCTAAGCGGCGACAGAACGGAATACTATTACGGAATCAGCCGTGCCGAAGCTCTGCGCTCCGGTTTGGCGGCTTATCATGCGGATTACAGCATTACCCCTTATGTTTCTTTGGAAGCAAGCCTGCTTACGGAAAACGGCTGGAATATTTTCGCTAACGCGAAATACAGCTTTTTGAGCGACGAAATAAAAGACAGCCCGATGATTGATGAAGAGCATGAGCTGATACTAAGCGTCGGTGCAATGATGAGTTTTTAA
- the ruvX gene encoding Holliday junction resolvase RuvX: protein MDSLGKLIAIDYGVKRVGLAICNLETQIVFPLCTLDRTVKKNFFENFSNIIAEHKPTALVLGLPLHEDGSPCITTNQVKNFAASLARRYPLPIYLMEELLSSFEAEENMRSMGVNAKKIKKHVDQEAAVLILESFLTAPKKNLYRSGQDFSGNK from the coding sequence ATGGATAGCTTAGGGAAATTAATAGCCATCGATTACGGCGTAAAACGTGTGGGACTGGCAATTTGCAATCTTGAAACGCAAATTGTTTTTCCTCTTTGCACTCTTGACAGAACTGTAAAAAAAAATTTTTTTGAAAATTTTTCAAACATAATCGCCGAACATAAACCGACAGCGCTTGTTCTTGGGCTTCCGCTTCATGAAGACGGAAGTCCGTGCATCACGACAAACCAAGTAAAAAATTTCGCGGCTTCCCTTGCAAGACGCTACCCGCTTCCCATTTATCTTATGGAGGAGCTGCTTTCCAGCTTTGAAGCGGAAGAAAATATGCGTTCCATGGGAGTGAATGCGAAAAAAATCAAAAAACATGTTGACCAAGAAGCCGCAGTGCTTATTTTGGAATCATTTTTAACAGCCCCGAAAAAAAATCTCTACCGGTCCGGACAGGATTTTTCAGGAAACAAATAA
- the mltG gene encoding endolytic transglycosylase MltG, translating into MLKIIRNFFIFIFLASCLGLGAIAYFSYSYINTPADENAQALAVEIPEGSSLQQICQILADNNIINDTVKFKLYAQFKNAATHIQAGTFLLSPAWTPKTILSELTTGSGILYKLTIREGLPWWETARILEEQGYCKASDFKEVIHDKEFLLKKNIPFKNAEGYLYPSTYFLRKPKEMTKETAYTAVNRLIDTFYEKTKDLMDNAQYESIFHNPQKLNELLTLASIIEKETKLIEERPIVAGVYTNRLKKNMILQADPTVIYGLGENYRGQLLTKHLQDADNPYNTYQHAGLPPSPICSPSLSAIKAALEPQEHDYIFFVAKGIGASHVFSTNLQDHNKAVREYRNNLKRNQ; encoded by the coding sequence ATGCTAAAAATAATCAGAAATTTCTTCATTTTCATCTTTCTTGCCTCATGCTTGGGACTGGGAGCCATCGCCTATTTTTCCTATTCCTATATCAACACGCCTGCCGATGAAAACGCCCAAGCTCTCGCTGTAGAAATTCCTGAAGGAAGCTCATTGCAGCAGATTTGTCAAATTCTTGCGGACAATAATATTATCAATGATACGGTTAAATTCAAATTATACGCCCAATTCAAAAACGCAGCCACCCACATCCAAGCGGGAACATTTTTATTAAGCCCCGCATGGACGCCGAAAACCATTTTATCCGAACTCACCACAGGCTCCGGAATTTTATATAAGCTGACCATCCGCGAAGGCTTGCCATGGTGGGAAACCGCCAGAATTCTTGAAGAACAGGGCTATTGCAAAGCGTCTGATTTCAAAGAAGTCATTCATGATAAAGAATTTCTCCTGAAAAAAAATATCCCTTTCAAAAATGCGGAGGGTTACCTCTATCCCTCCACATATTTTTTACGCAAACCGAAAGAAATGACTAAAGAAACTGCCTACACAGCCGTTAATAGGCTTATAGACACCTTTTATGAAAAAACAAAAGATCTTATGGATAACGCACAGTATGAAAGCATTTTCCATAATCCGCAAAAACTCAATGAGCTTTTAACCTTAGCCTCCATTATAGAGAAAGAAACAAAACTCATAGAAGAAAGACCTATTGTTGCAGGTGTTTATACAAACAGGCTTAAAAAAAATATGATTTTACAGGCTGACCCCACGGTGATTTACGGACTGGGCGAAAATTACCGCGGGCAGCTTCTGACAAAACATTTGCAGGATGCCGATAACCCTTACAACACATACCAACACGCGGGACTTCCGCCGAGCCCCATCTGTTCCCCTTCCCTTTCAGCCATAAAAGCCGCCCTTGAACCGCAGGAACACGATTATATCTTTTTTGTGGCGAAAGGTATCGGAGCAAGCCATGTGTTTTCAACCAATTTGCAGGACCATAACAAAGCCGTCCGTGAATACAGGAATAACTTAAAAAGAAACCAATAA
- a CDS encoding 3'-5' exonuclease → MDTQQFFDENKLLLTKEEINLLPAISYEGEIVLVRSDEELDLAVNELKKNSVLGFDTETRPRFTKGAMHLPSLIQLATDKKVYIIQLKHIGNTEKLAELLSDEQIIKAGVAIHEDYRSLARLFPLESNGLVDLAKLANQKGMKAQGLRTISANLLGYKISKGAQCSNWAADTLNHSQILYAATDAWLGLILYNQLALLADSPNYQPETPKKKKKKKFRFFNKKNMEKETIEEIKD, encoded by the coding sequence ATGGATACGCAACAATTTTTTGATGAAAATAAACTTCTTCTCACAAAAGAAGAAATAAACCTTTTGCCTGCAATCAGTTACGAGGGAGAAATCGTTCTTGTGCGCTCCGACGAAGAACTGGATCTTGCGGTCAATGAATTGAAAAAAAATTCCGTACTGGGTTTCGACACGGAAACACGTCCCCGTTTCACCAAAGGCGCAATGCACTTGCCCTCCCTCATCCAGCTTGCGACAGATAAAAAAGTTTATATCATTCAATTGAAACATATCGGCAATACCGAAAAATTGGCAGAACTTTTATCCGACGAACAAATCATAAAAGCAGGAGTGGCAATACACGAAGATTACCGCTCCCTTGCGCGGCTTTTTCCGTTAGAAAGCAACGGGCTTGTCGACCTTGCGAAACTTGCGAACCAAAAAGGGATGAAAGCCCAAGGGTTGCGGACTATCAGCGCCAACTTGCTGGGATACAAAATCAGCAAGGGCGCTCAATGCTCAAACTGGGCGGCAGATACCCTGAACCATTCCCAAATCTTATATGCGGCAACAGATGCCTGGCTCGGACTGATTCTTTACAATCAGCTTGCCCTGCTTGCCGACAGTCCGAATTATCAGCCGGAAACGCCTAAAAAAAAGAAAAAGAAAAAATTCCGTTTTTTCAACAAAAAAAATATGGAAAAAGAAACTATTGAAGAAATAAAAGATTAA
- a CDS encoding chemotaxis protein CheW encodes MSQQLNFQANNDNKLAQLVSFKVSEEEFGIDILQVQEIIRMLPIAIVPSAPNFVKGVIDLRGEVIPIIDMRKRFKLPSIPYNNETRIIVVHTHDFTVGFIVDAVCEVVRINESAIEPAPPVLTNADGSNYIRGVSKLDKGLLILLDLNSLISLEILEELMNSAKISGRCQECPEAQKA; translated from the coding sequence ATGAGTCAACAATTAAACTTTCAAGCAAACAATGATAACAAGCTGGCACAACTTGTTTCTTTTAAAGTAAGTGAGGAAGAATTTGGCATTGATATTCTCCAAGTACAGGAAATTATCCGTATGCTTCCCATTGCGATCGTACCTTCAGCACCGAACTTCGTAAAAGGAGTGATTGACCTGCGCGGTGAAGTAATTCCTATTATCGACATGCGGAAACGTTTTAAACTCCCCAGCATTCCTTATAATAATGAAACAAGAATCATTGTTGTGCATACGCATGATTTTACCGTCGGTTTCATTGTCGATGCCGTATGCGAAGTCGTCCGCATCAACGAATCCGCTATCGAACCCGCTCCGCCGGTCCTCACAAATGCCGACGGTTCAAACTATATCCGCGGCGTAAGCAAACTTGACAAAGGCTTACTTATTCTTCTCGATCTCAACAGCCTTATCAGCCTTGAAATTTTGGAAGAATTGATGAACAGTGCCAAAATAAGCGGTCGCTGCCAAGAATGTCCGGAAGCGCAAAAAGCGTAA
- a CDS encoding TM2 domain-containing protein — protein MTQTFGELNVVVSQKERLVAFLLCFFLGVFGAHRFYAGRTLSAVSILVLNVIGWFTSFLGVGLVLIGIASFWVFIDFIIIIIGKFKDKNGYLILNWTNPAKQNG, from the coding sequence ATGACACAGACTTTTGGTGAATTAAATGTTGTAGTTAGTCAAAAGGAACGATTGGTTGCATTTTTGCTTTGCTTTTTTTTAGGGGTATTTGGGGCACATCGTTTTTATGCGGGACGTACTTTAAGTGCTGTCAGTATTTTAGTTTTAAATGTTATTGGTTGGTTTACATCGTTTTTGGGAGTCGGTCTTGTTCTGATTGGAATTGCTTCTTTTTGGGTTTTTATTGATTTTATTATCATTATTATTGGAAAATTTAAAGATAAAAATGGCTATCTTATTTTGAATTGGACAAATCCGGCAAAACAAAACGGTTAA
- a CDS encoding undecaprenyl-diphosphate phosphatase, which produces MDSYFYAVIMGIVEGLTEFLPVSSTGHLILTGELLGLDGASGETFEIVIQVGAMFAVVLCYFNRFWGLLFPQKEKKKSFSGLRGITLLMVTTLPGAFFGLLFHSFIKTLFTPLYVAIALFVGAIFMLVVEKIKFKAKYAGIDDIDYKTALGIGLFQCCALWPGFSRSASTICGGMILGLKREIAAEYSFLAAVPIIVGAACYDLFKSYSLILAGDIPFFVVGTVVSFLSALVAIKGFIAMLSKVGLTPFAVYRLLLVVPVYYFMVY; this is translated from the coding sequence ATGGATTCTTATTTTTACGCTGTTATTATGGGAATTGTTGAAGGATTGACTGAATTTTTGCCTGTATCTTCAACTGGGCATTTAATCCTTACGGGCGAATTGCTCGGACTTGACGGTGCTTCCGGTGAAACGTTTGAAATCGTTATTCAAGTTGGGGCGATGTTTGCAGTTGTTTTGTGCTATTTCAATAGATTTTGGGGATTGCTTTTTCCGCAAAAAGAAAAGAAAAAATCTTTCAGCGGATTGCGCGGGATAACGCTTCTTATGGTTACCACACTTCCGGGGGCATTTTTCGGTTTACTGTTCCATTCATTCATAAAAACGCTTTTTACGCCTTTATACGTTGCAATAGCTTTGTTTGTCGGGGCAATTTTCATGCTTGTTGTGGAGAAAATCAAGTTCAAAGCAAAATATGCAGGTATTGATGACATTGATTATAAAACAGCTTTGGGCATCGGGCTTTTTCAGTGCTGCGCCTTATGGCCCGGTTTTTCCCGTTCTGCTTCAACTATTTGCGGAGGAATGATCTTAGGGCTGAAAAGGGAAATTGCGGCGGAATATTCTTTTTTGGCAGCCGTGCCTATCATTGTCGGGGCTGCTTGTTATGATTTGTTTAAATCGTATTCCTTGATTTTGGCTGGCGATATTCCCTTTTTTGTTGTGGGGACCGTTGTTTCTTTTCTTTCCGCCTTGGTGGCGATTAAAGGCTTTATTGCCATGCTTTCAAAAGTCGGTTTAACTCCTTTCGCGGTGTACCGCCTGCTCTTGGTTGTTCCTGTTTATTATTTTATGGTGTATTAA
- a CDS encoding flavodoxin family protein codes for MKILAFNGSPRTNGNTRQLIDICLKPLQEKGYDTEIIQVGGTLLHGCSACLSCRKTGQCIFKDDPINEWVEKIKTADAIILASPTYYANMTSEMKAFIDRTGYILGPTGILARKVGAPIVAARRGGAINTYNTLMAFFGINSMIVPMSSYWNLGIGREKGEVLKDEEGVRTMTNLGNNMAWLLEKLHA; via the coding sequence ATGAAAATATTGGCTTTTAACGGCAGTCCGAGAACAAACGGCAACACCAGACAACTTATTGATATTTGCCTGAAACCATTGCAAGAAAAAGGATATGACACAGAAATCATTCAAGTGGGCGGAACGCTTTTGCACGGATGCAGCGCTTGCCTTTCCTGCCGTAAAACAGGACAGTGTATTTTCAAGGACGACCCGATCAACGAATGGGTAGAAAAAATAAAAACCGCCGACGCGATTATTCTTGCCTCTCCGACCTATTATGCCAATATGACTTCAGAAATGAAAGCATTTATCGACAGAACAGGCTATATTCTCGGTCCTACGGGTATTTTGGCCCGTAAAGTGGGCGCGCCTATTGTTGCCGCCCGCCGCGGCGGAGCGATAAATACCTATAATACGCTTATGGCGTTTTTTGGTATCAATAGCATGATAGTACCTATGAGCAGCTACTGGAATTTAGGCATCGGACGTGAAAAAGGCGAAGTGCTCAAAGATGAGGAAGGCGTCAGAACAATGACAAACCTTGGAAACAATATGGCATGGCTCTTAGAAAAACTGCATGCATAG
- a CDS encoding rubredoxin: protein MADAKDMWMCQVANCGYIYNPDKGDKKGKIAAGTKFEDLPDDWRCPVCGATKKGFKCLGA, encoded by the coding sequence ATGGCTGACGCAAAAGATATGTGGATGTGCCAAGTGGCTAACTGCGGTTATATTTATAACCCGGATAAAGGCGATAAAAAAGGCAAAATTGCGGCAGGCACAAAATTTGAAGATCTGCCCGATGATTGGAGATGCCCTGTTTGCGGCGCAACCAAAAAAGGCTTTAAATGCTTAGGCGCGTAA
- the rbr gene encoding rubrerythrin, translated as MKKSLKGTKTEKNLLTAFAGESQARNRYTYFASQAKKDGYVEMQQAFEEIASQEKEHAKRLFKFLEGGEVEITASFPAGVIGSTVDNLIAAAAGENHEHSDMYPSFAKIAEKEGFPEIACVMRNIAVAEEAHEKRFLEFADNIKNGTVFKGAKKWRCLNCGFVHEGNEAPKTCPACDHPQAFFTTRMGYK; from the coding sequence ATGAAAAAATCTTTAAAAGGTACCAAAACAGAAAAGAATCTTCTCACTGCTTTTGCAGGAGAATCCCAAGCCCGCAATCGTTACACATACTTTGCTTCCCAAGCAAAAAAAGATGGCTATGTTGAAATGCAGCAGGCATTTGAAGAAATCGCTTCCCAGGAAAAAGAACATGCGAAGCGCTTGTTCAAATTTCTTGAAGGCGGAGAAGTTGAAATTACCGCTTCTTTTCCTGCCGGAGTAATCGGTTCAACTGTTGATAACCTTATTGCCGCTGCGGCTGGTGAAAATCATGAACATAGTGATATGTATCCAAGTTTCGCCAAAATTGCGGAAAAAGAAGGTTTTCCGGAAATCGCATGCGTGATGCGCAATATCGCTGTTGCCGAAGAAGCGCATGAAAAACGCTTTTTGGAATTTGCAGACAACATAAAAAACGGTACCGTATTCAAAGGTGCAAAAAAATGGCGCTGTTTGAACTGCGGTTTTGTGCATGAAGGAAATGAAGCTCCTAAAACTTGTCCTGCATGTGATCATCCGCAGGCATTTTTTACAACACGCATGGGGTATAAGTGA
- a CDS encoding Fur family transcriptional regulator codes for MRTTQSRMTRQRKVILEELGKVYTHPTADEIYTMVKEKLPNISLGTVYRNLDLLAENNQVLKLETAGNIRRYDANMNPHSHIRCVSCGKIFDVPYIDTSKLNLNSECLNAFRHINIRVELDGVCTECSQKK; via the coding sequence ATGAGAACCACACAAAGCAGAATGACACGCCAGCGGAAAGTGATTCTTGAAGAACTGGGCAAAGTTTACACGCATCCCACGGCTGACGAAATATATACAATGGTTAAAGAAAAGCTGCCCAATATCAGTTTGGGAACCGTTTATAGAAATTTAGATTTACTTGCAGAAAATAATCAGGTATTAAAACTTGAAACAGCGGGGAATATCAGGCGTTATGACGCAAATATGAACCCTCATTCCCATATCCGCTGTGTTTCTTGCGGAAAAATTTTTGATGTTCCGTACATAGATACGTCAAAATTGAATTTGAACAGCGAGTGTTTGAATGCTTTTCGGCATATCAATATCAGGGTTGAACTTGACGGAGTTTGCACTGAATGTTCTCAAAAAAAATAA